From the genome of Candidatus Neomarinimicrobiota bacterium:
GATCGGGGAAGATATTATGGTTCAAGGATCACCGGATAAAAGGGACTCATAATGTTCACCGGATTGATCGAAGAGATCGGAAGAGTGGAGAAGATTCAGGAATCGGGTAAGGGAATTAGCATGAGGATTGGATGCCGTAAAGTCCTTGAAGACCTGAATCTGAAGGACAGCATTTCGATTGACGGCGTGTGTCTTACGGTGGTCGGGATTAATGACGACCATTTCAATGTTGACGTAGTGGAAGAAACCATAACACGGTCAAATATAAAAACTTATACCACTGGACATAAAGTAAACCTTGAACGTGCTTTACTGTTGTCCCAGCGGTTGGGTGGTCATTTAGTACAGGGTCATGTCGACGGAACCGCTCCGATTAAATCTCAAAAGATGATCGAAAACGGTACGATTCTGACAGTTGAAATCCCGGCTGATTTGAATGAATTTGTCGTCGAAAAGGGTTCGATTTCTCTGGACGGCATAAGTTTGACAGTAGCATCGTTAACCGACGGCGAATTGAGCGTAGCGCTTATACCTCATACGCTTAAATCGACCACTATAGGTGAAAAAAAGATTGGCGATCTTATAAACGTCGAAGTTGATATACTCGCAAAATATGCGAAGAAAATGTTGAGCGGCATGAAAGAAGAAAATGGAATGTCGCTGGAACAATTGGGAGAGATGGGATTTTAGAAAAATTAAGTTGAGGATTAAAATTGGAACAGTTTAACAGTATACCTGAAGCGGTCAAGGCGTATAAGAAGGGTGAGATGATCATCGTGGTCGATGACGAAGACAGGGAGAATGAAGGCGACCTGATAATGGTGGCGGAAAAAATAACTCCGGAAGCCGTGAACTTTATGTCAAAAGAAGCCAGGGGCTTGATATGCGTTGCATTGACGGAGGAAAGGGCGGAGAAACTGAAGCTGAATTTGATGGTGAGGGATAACACCGCCCTGCATCAAACCCGGTTTACCGTGTCCGTAGATGCAAAAGAGGGTACGACTACCGGCATTTCCGCGCATGACCGATCAACAACGATAAAAACCATTTATAATCCTGAGACCACGCCCTCGCAGCTTGCGCGTCCGGGGCACATATTTCCGATACTCGCCGTTAAGGGGGGCGTTCTAAGAAGAGCAGGGCATACAGAGGCATCGATCGATCTGGCAGGATTCGCGAAACTCGATCCGACTGCTGTGCTTTGCGAAATAATCGATGAAGACGGGACAATGGCAAAGCTTCCGAGACTAATTGAAATGTCAGAAAAATTCGGATTGAAGCTCATAAGTGTCAGGGATATCATCGAATACCGCAGAAAAAACGAAAAGCTGGTTGAATTGGTTGAGAAGGTTAAAATGCCGACATCAAACGGTGAATTCGTTCTGCACCTCTACGAGAATATACTAAGCAAGGAAACTCACGTAGCGCTGGTTAAGGGCACAGTATCGAAAGAAAAAGCTGTTCTGGTGCGTGTTCATTCCGAATGCCTGACAGGAGACGCTCTCGGATCGATGCGGTGCGATTGCGGGGATCAGTTAGACAGAGCTCTCAAAAACATTGAGGAAGAGGGGAACGGAATCTTACTCTATATGAGGCAGGAAGGAAGGGGTATCGGGCTTAAAAATAAGATCCTTGCCTATCATCAACAGGATTTGGGTAAGGATACGGTCGAGGCTAACGAGGCGTTAGGATTAAAACCGGATTTACGCGATTACGGGATAGGCGCTCAAATACTCGTAGATTTGGGGGTACGTAAGATGAAGTTAATGACCAATAATCCCAAGAAGGTGGTGGGCTTGGATGCTTATGGACTTGAGATTATCGAGCGCGTGCCGCTTGAAGTCGAACCGCACGTTCAGAATAAAAAGTATCTCGAAACCAAAAGAGATAAACTTGGCCATATGATATTAAAAGGATAGGGGAAATAAATTATGTCAAACGTAATCGAAGGTGAACTCAAAGCGGTGGGGTTGAAATTCGCTCTTGTCGTCGGAAGATTCAATTCCATCATCTCCAACCAGTTATTGGAAGGCGCTCTTGATTGCCTGCGAAGACATGAGGCAAAAGATGAGACGCAGGATGTTTATTGGGTTCCGGGCTCCAGGGAGATACCTGCCGTGGCAAAGAAGCTGGTTGAGAGCGGAAAATATGATGGGGTAATATGTCTGGGGGCTGTCATCAAAGGAGCAACACCGCATTTCGATTATGTCGCTCAGGAGGTATCGCGAGGGATTTCAGACCTTGCGTATAATTCTAATATCCCCGTGATTTTCGGAGTACTGACCACCAACAGCGTTGAACAGGCGCTTGAGAGAGCGGGAACTAAAATGGGGAACAAAGGCTGGGATGCTGCGTTAGCTGCAATTGAAATGCACAATCTTTTCAAGAAAATCAAATAAACGACGATCATAAATGAAATATCTTTTATTGATCCTGGCGGGGCTTCATATATCGGCTTCCACAGGCAGGAGTCAGAACGAAAACAGGATAGATGAATGGCGCGTCGAATCAAGTAAACTAATTGTTCGTGACATGGACACTTTCGGCGATTATGTTTATGCGGCGACAGGCGGCGGATTAATTTCCTACGGGGTTTCCGGTACAAAAACGATCACAATTCTTGACGGTCTGTCATCCGTAGATATAACAAGTCTGGCAATAGACAGCCGGGGGACCGTTATCCTCGGTATGGACAGTCCGTCCGGCAACATAGATTTTTATTCATCGGAGAACGGATCGATATACACTATCAATGAAAACCTGAGTGAGATAACAGCGCTTGAGATCAGCGGCGATTCGGTATTCGCCGGCTTTATAGCGGCCGATCAAGTCGGGCTGCTCCTTATCGAGTATGATCCTGACTCGGAGAGGTATCATTTCAAAGACTCCTTTATGAACTTCCCTCAGGGAGTTTCATTTCAAAAGATCACCGCCATCTCCGTAATAGGTGATTCAATTTACGTGGGTACGGACAATGGTCTGTTATCGGCATCGTTAAAGAACGAAAACCTGAAGGATCCTCTTAGCTGGGTAGCTCATAATATGGGTACAGGTGATGAAAGGCACATTAACGCGATAGGTTCGATAGGCGATACTTTGTTGGCAGCTCCCGACAACCTGGTATTCCGGAGGGAAGATTCGGTCTGGGTAGTCGACGGCGAGATATCACCCTCTTTTTTGACTTCCTTCTCATTTTTTAATTTGGACAGCGAAACTTATATGGCTACCGACGTGGGTGTTTATATAAGGTCGCCCGGGGGCGGATGGAGTGTCTTTTCAGGGGAGAGACGTGCGGCACGTGCTATTACCGCAAGCAGTAAAGGGGACTTATGGATAGGTTTTTTCGAAGAAGGACCGGCGGAATATGACCGGACTTCCGCTCGTTTCGTAACTCAAGCCCTCAACTCCCCATTTAATAACATACTGACGTCAGTGTCGATAAGCAGTGACTCAGTGCTGTGGGTAGGCTCTAACAAGGGTCACAGCAGATATTCGAACGGGAGGTGGAAGAGCTATTTATCCACTCCCGGAACGACGAAGCTTCACGACGACAACGTGGACTGGCTTCGTTATGTGGCGGATACACTCACTATTCCTCGTTCGACAGTTGAGGTAGTATTCGCAGCGTCCAACGGTCTGGTTTATTTCGGCTATGGGGGAAAGGGGATGCTTGAGTTCGACCCGTCGTCTCCCGAAGATTATGTTTTGTACAACACTGTCGATGGAATATTAGCCGGTTCAGAAGGGCATGGAGGAAACTCCGAATTTGTGGTCGTAGATGACATAACCGAGGATAATTCAGGGAATATCTGGGTGGCTAATGCATTTGCGCAAACAAACAGGCACTTGGCAGTCATCGACACTCTTAAAAACTGGCACTATTTTGACTCCGATTCCGGTCTTATGAACGGAGTGCTGAGGGCTGTCTCGTTGGACAGCCGGGGGAACGTATGGCTGGGGTTTCAGGCAGACTCGGAGATTCTATTGCCGGAAGGGGGAGTGCAGGTTATAGATTACTCGGGCAGTCTCGGAGACCAGTCAGACGATATCATGGCGCGGATCACAAAGAAGGATGGTCTCGAAAGTAACATTATACAGGATATTGCAGTTGACCGTGATGACGTTGTCTGGATAGCCGTGGTAGGAGGAGTTCACCGCCTGGTTATACCGGAAGAACTTACCGACAGCGGACTGAGAAATCAGCTATCGGTTATACTTCCGGTAATATCCGACCATACCGTCAACCGGATTGAAGTGGATAGCCGGAACAACAAATGGTTTGCCACAGAAGCGGGGGGTGTGAAGGTATTATTAAATGACAACACCTGGCTCAATGGAAATGATGGTTTCACTTTGAAGAACAGCGATATACTGTCAAACAACGTGACATCGATCGAATTCGACCCGCACACCGGTGACGTATTCATAGCGACTCTCAAGGGTTTATCAATATTGCGGTCTGAGTATAGAGCGCCGTTACTCACATTGGATGAAGTCAGGACCTATCCGAGTCCGTTCATAATTCCGGCAGATAGAGAGCTGGTAATAGATAACTTGGCTGACGGAGCAGGCGTTAAGATTCTTGACATCAACGGAGACCTCATAAGAAATCTCTCAGGTTCGGGGGAGATCAGAGGAAGTCAGGCTTTTTGGGATGGAAGAGACGATGACGGCAGGCTGGTATCAAGCGGAATTTACATAGCTTTCGTCTATACCGCTTCGGAATTGAGCGCATCGGCGAAGATAGCTGTAATCAAACGATAGAAACTAAAACTTAGCCAGCTCTTCCACCACGTCCCTGACAAGCCTTCTTTTATCTTTATACGGTAGGAAAGCGCTCTTGAACCCAAAAATAATTATTTCCTTGAAGTCATTTATATCAAACCCGTAATATTTATGAGCAACCATAAATTCTTCAGATACCGTCGTATTGGATACAAGTATGTTATCGGTGTTGAT
Proteins encoded in this window:
- a CDS encoding riboflavin synthase, which produces MFTGLIEEIGRVEKIQESGKGISMRIGCRKVLEDLNLKDSISIDGVCLTVVGINDDHFNVDVVEETITRSNIKTYTTGHKVNLERALLLSQRLGGHLVQGHVDGTAPIKSQKMIENGTILTVEIPADLNEFVVEKGSISLDGISLTVASLTDGELSVALIPHTLKSTTIGEKKIGDLINVEVDILAKYAKKMLSGMKEENGMSLEQLGEMGF
- a CDS encoding bifunctional 3,4-dihydroxy-2-butanone-4-phosphate synthase/GTP cyclohydrolase II — protein: MEQFNSIPEAVKAYKKGEMIIVVDDEDRENEGDLIMVAEKITPEAVNFMSKEARGLICVALTEERAEKLKLNLMVRDNTALHQTRFTVSVDAKEGTTTGISAHDRSTTIKTIYNPETTPSQLARPGHIFPILAVKGGVLRRAGHTEASIDLAGFAKLDPTAVLCEIIDEDGTMAKLPRLIEMSEKFGLKLISVRDIIEYRRKNEKLVELVEKVKMPTSNGEFVLHLYENILSKETHVALVKGTVSKEKAVLVRVHSECLTGDALGSMRCDCGDQLDRALKNIEEEGNGILLYMRQEGRGIGLKNKILAYHQQDLGKDTVEANEALGLKPDLRDYGIGAQILVDLGVRKMKLMTNNPKKVVGLDAYGLEIIERVPLEVEPHVQNKKYLETKRDKLGHMILKG
- a CDS encoding 6,7-dimethyl-8-ribityllumazine synthase, giving the protein MSNVIEGELKAVGLKFALVVGRFNSIISNQLLEGALDCLRRHEAKDETQDVYWVPGSREIPAVAKKLVESGKYDGVICLGAVIKGATPHFDYVAQEVSRGISDLAYNSNIPVIFGVLTTNSVEQALERAGTKMGNKGWDAALAAIEMHNLFKKIK